Below is a window of Shinella sp. PSBB067 DNA.
TTGGCGTCGCCCAGCAGCATCATCGTGCCGTCCTTGTAGAACAGCGTGTTGTCGATGCCGGCATAGCCGGAGCCGAGGGAGCGCTTGACGAAGAGGCAGGTCTTGGCCTTGTCGACGTCGAGGATCGGCATGCCGTAGATCGGCGAGGACTTGTCGTCGCGCGCCGCCGGGTTCGTCACGTCGTTGGCGCCGATGACATAGGCGACGTCGGCCTGGGCGAATTCCGAGTTGATGTCCTCCAGCTCGAACACCTCGTCATACGGCACGTTCGCCTCGGCCAGCAGCACGTTCATGTGGCCGGGCATGCGGCCGGCGACCGGGTGGATCGCGTATTTCACCTCGACGCCCTGCTCCTTGAGCTTGTCGGCAAGCTCGCGCAGCGCGTGCTGGGCCTGCGCCACCGCCATGCCGTAGCCCGGCACGATGATGACCTTGGAGGCGTTCGCCATCAGGAAGGCCGCATCGTCCGCCGAGCCCTGCTTGACCGTGCGCTGGACGCCGTCGTCCGCCGCTGCCGCCGTCTCGCCGCCGAAGCCGCCGAGGATGACGGAGATGAACGAGCGGTTCATGCCCTTGCACATGATGTAGGAGAGGATCGCGCCCGAGGAGCCGACCAGCGCGCCGGTGATGATCAGTGCGAGGTTGCCGAGCGTGAAGCCGATGCCGGCCGCCGCCCAGCCCGAATAGGAATTGAGCATCGACACGACGACGGGCATGTCCGCCCCGCCGATCGGCACGATCAGCAGCACGCCGAGCGCCAGCGCCAGGATGACGATCAGCCAGAAGTCGAAATGGCTTTCCGACAGCGCCAGGCCGACGATGAAGACGACGATCGCCGCAAGCAGCACGATGTTGATGACATGGCGGTAGGGCAGCATGATCGGCTTGCCGGACATGCGCCCGTCGAGCTTCAGGAAGGCGATGATCGAGCCGGTGAAGGTGATCGCGCCGATGGCCGCGCCGAGCGCCATCTCGACGAGCGCCTGGCCATGGATGAAACCGACCTCGCCGATGCCGAACGACACGGGCGAATAGAGCGCGGCGGCGGCGACCAGCACGGCGGCAAGGCCGACCAGCGAGTGGAAGCCGGCGACGAGCTGCGGCATCGACGTCATCGGGATCGAGCGGGCGATATAGGCGCCGGCGCCCCCGCCGATGGCAAGGCCGAGCACGATGAGCACGAGGCCGCCGAAGGA
It encodes the following:
- a CDS encoding NAD(P)(+) transhydrogenase (Re/Si-specific) subunit beta gives rise to the protein MNANFAAFLYLVSGVLFIMALRGLSHPTTSRRGNMLGMVGMGIAIGTTLLLATPSFGGLVLIVLGLAIGGGAGAYIARSIPMTSMPQLVAGFHSLVGLAAVLVAAAALYSPVSFGIGEVGFIHGQALVEMALGAAIGAITFTGSIIAFLKLDGRMSGKPIMLPYRHVINIVLLAAIVVFIVGLALSESHFDFWLIVILALALGVLLIVPIGGADMPVVVSMLNSYSGWAAAGIGFTLGNLALIITGALVGSSGAILSYIMCKGMNRSFISVILGGFGGETAAAADDGVQRTVKQGSADDAAFLMANASKVIIVPGYGMAVAQAQHALRELADKLKEQGVEVKYAIHPVAGRMPGHMNVLLAEANVPYDEVFELEDINSEFAQADVAYVIGANDVTNPAARDDKSSPIYGMPILDVDKAKTCLFVKRSLGSGYAGIDNTLFYKDGTMMLLGDAKKMTEDIVKAMNH